A region of Caldisericia bacterium DNA encodes the following proteins:
- a CDS encoding DUF1925 domain-containing protein, whose translation MKYLLILIHNHQPIGNFKDVILNAFYKSYIPFLEKVLKYKNIKISLHTSGNLFEFMEEENIKDYEDLIKELLKENRIELFSGTFYEAILPLIPEEDKINQIKLMNRYLINKFNFTPKGMWLTERVWEPDIPKYISKCDIEYTLLDDNAFKKSFLIESDLFGYYITENEGFITKVFPILKKLRYLIPFRDINELSTYFNSFKEDNLIFVYGDDGEKFGLWPGTYEYVFKDGYLDKFFHFLNENDNIKTILFNEATQRFKPKGRVYLNISSYEEMEEWSDGFFRNFLKKYHESNKIHKRMLFMREIIDKDDFSIYKHLLKSQCNDAYWHGIFGGLYLPHLRESIFKEILEGEAKSKVKNEIKILDYDKDGFDEIIYLSRKYKLFIHRISGKVMEFDYFNKNISNVITRYRESYHEKLFKDIDYLKDENKIKTIHDIFTLKDKDALNYLKFDTYFKENFLIHFIEKEKDLENSKPYENILNYEIEKNKIKLFDNKISIEYHFLDSILNYILKCEKLSNLLVLELNLHFLEDKFELENDGIIIDFTDFKLKFKSESFQELKIEKIFTVSNSESGIEKIYQGSTIYFLYKLNNDINYISMEVSEVK comes from the coding sequence ATGAAATATCTATTAATACTAATTCATAACCATCAACCAATTGGAAACTTTAAAGATGTGATATTAAATGCATTTTATAAGTCATATATCCCTTTTCTTGAGAAGGTTTTAAAATATAAAAATATAAAAATTTCTCTTCATACTTCTGGAAATCTTTTTGAGTTTATGGAAGAAGAGAATATAAAAGATTATGAAGATTTAATAAAAGAGTTATTAAAAGAAAATAGAATAGAACTTTTTAGTGGAACTTTTTATGAGGCAATTTTACCTCTTATTCCAGAAGAAGATAAGATAAATCAAATAAAACTTATGAATAGATATTTAATAAATAAATTTAATTTTACTCCCAAAGGAATGTGGCTAACAGAAAGGGTTTGGGAGCCTGATATTCCAAAATATATAAGTAAATGTGATATTGAATATACTCTTTTAGATGATAATGCATTTAAAAAGTCATTTTTAATTGAAAGTGATCTATTTGGGTATTATATAACAGAAAACGAGGGCTTTATAACTAAAGTTTTCCCAATTCTTAAAAAATTAAGATATTTAATTCCATTTAGGGATATAAACGAACTCTCCACTTATTTTAACTCTTTTAAAGAGGATAATTTAATTTTTGTATACGGAGATGATGGTGAAAAATTTGGACTTTGGCCAGGAACTTATGAATATGTTTTTAAAGATGGATATTTAGACAAGTTTTTTCATTTTTTAAACGAAAATGATAATATTAAAACAATTTTATTTAATGAGGCAACTCAAAGGTTTAAACCAAAAGGAAGAGTCTACTTAAACATATCTTCATATGAAGAAATGGAGGAATGGTCAGATGGATTTTTTAGAAATTTTTTAAAAAAATATCATGAATCAAATAAAATTCATAAAAGAATGCTTTTTATGAGAGAAATAATAGATAAAGATGATTTTTCAATTTATAAACATCTATTAAAGAGTCAATGCAATGACGCATATTGGCATGGTATTTTTGGAGGATTATACTTACCTCATTTAAGAGAAAGTATTTTTAAAGAGATTTTGGAAGGCGAAGCGAAAAGTAAAGTTAAAAATGAGATTAAAATTTTAGATTATGATAAGGATGGATTTGATGAAATCATTTATTTAAGTAGAAAATATAAACTTTTTATACATAGAATCTCAGGCAAGGTTATGGAATTTGATTATTTTAATAAAAACATATCAAATGTTATTACAAGATATAGAGAAAGTTATCATGAAAAATTATTTAAAGATATAGACTATTTAAAAGATGAAAATAAAATAAAAACTATTCATGATATTTTTACTTTGAAAGATAAAGACGCTCTAAATTATCTTAAGTTTGACACCTATTTTAAAGAAAATTTCTTAATTCATTTTATAGAAAAAGAGAAGGATTTAGAAAATTCTAAACCGTATGAAAATATTCTTAATTATGAAATTGAAAAAAATAAAATAAAACTTTTTGACAATAAGATCTCAATTGAATATCATTTTTTAGATTCAATTTTAAATTATATTTTAAAATGTGAAAAGTTAAGTAATCTCCTTGTCTTAGAACTAAATTTACATTTTTTAGAAGATAAATTTGAATTAGAAAATGATGGAATAATAATTGATTTTACAGATTTTAAGTTAAAATTTAAAAGTGAAAGTTTTCAAGAATTAAAAATTGAAAAAATTTTTACAGTTTCAAATTCTGAAAGTGGAATTGAAAAAATTTATCAAGGGTCAACAATATACTTTTTATATAAATTAAACAATGATATAAATTATATAAGTATGGAGGTGAGTGAAGTAAAGTGA
- the glgA gene encoding glycogen synthase GlgA — protein sequence MKIVFVVSEAVPYVKTGGLGDVAGSLPKYLKKSGIHISLILPFYKLIKDKKLSIEYIKEIEIEINDKKFNFKIYKDKENFLFDTFLIENDHFFLRDGIYNENNIDYKDNHLRFGLFSLASLKLIKDIIKPDIIHTHDWQTSFLQIYNKIFQYNFKTILTIHNLAYQGIFEKDSLFDLGLPQYLFSIDFLEFYGKVNTLKGGIIFSDLITTVSPTYSKEIQKKEFGFGLDGVLKTRRDFLFGILNGIDYDYWNPKTDKFLYANYNFETIENKKINKLNLYKDLNLSFDINNPLYSMITRITDQKGIDLLINIFDELMRLNLNLIVLGVGDKNLENSLKELNLKYKDKFIFINKFDEPLSHILYAASDFFIMPSKFEPCGLSQMISLRYGTIPIVRSTGGLRDTVIEYNKNIGCGNGFVFYDYEPYEFFDAIKRSLKLFEIKEKFLKVIKIGMNSDFSWESSTEEYIKLYEYLMKK from the coding sequence ATGAAGATTGTTTTTGTTGTCTCAGAAGCGGTTCCATATGTAAAAACAGGAGGTCTTGGTGATGTTGCTGGTTCTCTTCCTAAATATTTAAAAAAGAGTGGCATTCATATTTCACTAATTCTTCCTTTTTATAAATTAATAAAGGATAAAAAACTTTCTATTGAATATATAAAAGAGATTGAAATTGAAATAAATGATAAAAAATTTAATTTTAAAATTTATAAAGATAAAGAAAATTTTCTTTTTGATACATTTTTAATTGAAAATGATCACTTTTTCTTAAGAGATGGTATATATAATGAAAATAATATAGATTATAAAGATAATCATTTAAGATTTGGCCTATTTTCACTTGCATCTCTTAAATTAATAAAAGATATAATTAAACCAGATATAATTCATACTCATGATTGGCAGACATCTTTTCTTCAAATTTATAATAAAATATTTCAATATAATTTTAAAACTATTTTAACAATCCACAATCTTGCTTATCAAGGAATTTTTGAAAAGGATTCCCTCTTTGATCTTGGATTACCACAATACCTTTTTTCAATTGATTTTTTAGAGTTTTATGGAAAAGTTAATACGCTTAAAGGTGGTATTATCTTTTCTGACTTAATAACAACAGTTTCTCCAACATATTCAAAAGAGATTCAAAAAAAAGAGTTTGGTTTCGGATTAGATGGAGTTTTGAAAACAAGAAGAGATTTTCTCTTTGGTATATTAAATGGAATAGATTATGATTATTGGAATCCTAAAACAGATAAATTTTTATATGCAAATTATAATTTTGAAACAATAGAAAATAAAAAAATTAACAAATTAAATCTTTATAAAGATCTAAATCTAAGTTTTGACATTAATAATCCCTTATATTCAATGATAACAAGAATAACTGATCAAAAAGGAATTGATCTTCTCATTAATATTTTCGATGAGTTAATGAGACTCAATTTAAATTTAATTGTTTTAGGAGTAGGAGATAAAAATTTGGAAAATTCTTTAAAAGAGTTAAATTTAAAATATAAAGATAAATTCATATTTATAAATAAATTTGATGAGCCCTTATCCCACATTCTTTATGCAGCAAGTGATTTTTTCATTATGCCTTCAAAATTTGAACCATGTGGGTTATCACAAATGATTTCATTGAGATATGGAACTATCCCAATTGTAAGAAGCACTGGTGGATTAAGAGATACAGTTATAGAATATAACAAAAATATAGGCTGTGGAAATGGATTTGTCTTTTATGATTATGAACCATATGAATTTTTTGATGCAATTAAAAGATCATTGAAGTTATTCGAAATAAAAGAAAAATTTCTAAAAGTAATCAAAATAGGAATGAATTCTGATTTTTCATGGGAAAGTTCAACTGAAGAATACATAAAATTATATGAATATTTAATGAAAAAATAA
- a CDS encoding DUF1957 domain-containing protein, translating into MKNKLLIYLHSHLPYSLGKGRWPFGEEWLFEIAESCYLPILKSLYELKRENITFKINIGITPVLMDQLKSDYFKEKFIEYLDIKEKRGKEDYSKYKSERKILKLIDYYLNEINEKREIFKNINYDLVEAFNQFKKEGILEIGTSSITHSYLPLLKYDDSRKLQIKNGIKVYKTYINDNPEIFWLPECGYKSGVEKILKENNIKYFILNYHSLIEESNDIFKYGRGFIKIQSKNKFSTLFLYEIDQNIFVLLRNPETSEIVWSRDYGYPGDGDYREFHKKSENSGFQYWRITDKSISLGQKDIYDLEKAQEKVKIHVENFKDRIEKIFIDFNQNYGLNGLIVAAFDTELFGHWWYEGVKFLKEFLRSSSKSKVYETSLSKDIEKSIPIKSGKFIESSWGLGGFHYTWYNSETMWMWEKIHEAEEIFFKKFYSINDKSLKKAILKEKFLLESSDFPFLVTTSTAKEYAIKRFNEHFEKFKGIFEKTIDINKINKDDFVFNSIDFEEV; encoded by the coding sequence GTGAAAAATAAATTATTAATTTATCTACATTCACATCTTCCTTACTCATTAGGAAAAGGAAGATGGCCATTTGGAGAAGAATGGCTTTTTGAAATAGCAGAATCATGTTATTTACCAATTTTAAAATCACTTTATGAACTAAAAAGAGAAAATATTACTTTTAAAATAAATATTGGAATAACACCTGTTCTAATGGATCAACTTAAAAGTGACTATTTTAAAGAGAAATTTATAGAGTATTTAGATATAAAGGAAAAAAGAGGAAAAGAAGATTATTCAAAATATAAAAGTGAAAGAAAAATACTCAAATTAATTGATTACTATTTAAATGAAATAAACGAAAAAAGGGAAATTTTTAAAAATATAAATTATGATTTAGTAGAAGCATTTAATCAATTTAAAAAAGAGGGAATTTTAGAAATTGGTACATCTTCAATTACCCATTCATATCTTCCGCTTTTAAAATATGATGATTCTAGAAAATTACAGATTAAAAATGGAATAAAAGTTTATAAAACTTATATAAATGATAATCCAGAAATTTTTTGGCTACCAGAGTGTGGATATAAAAGTGGAGTAGAAAAAATATTAAAAGAAAACAATATTAAATATTTCATTTTAAACTACCACTCTTTAATTGAAGAAAGTAATGATATTTTTAAATATGGAAGAGGGTTCATTAAGATTCAAAGCAAAAATAAATTTTCAACTCTTTTTTTATATGAAATTGATCAAAATATCTTTGTTCTTTTAAGAAATCCAGAAACAAGTGAAATCGTTTGGTCTAGAGATTATGGATATCCTGGTGATGGTGACTATAGAGAATTTCATAAAAAGAGCGAAAATTCCGGTTTTCAATATTGGAGAATAACTGATAAATCGATATCACTTGGTCAAAAGGATATCTATGACTTAGAAAAAGCACAAGAAAAAGTAAAGATACATGTAGAGAATTTCAAAGATCGAATTGAAAAAATTTTTATTGATTTTAATCAAAATTATGGTTTAAATGGTTTAATTGTTGCTGCTTTTGATACTGAACTTTTTGGCCATTGGTGGTATGAAGGAGTTAAATTTTTAAAAGAGTTTTTAAGGTCATCATCAAAATCAAAAGTATATGAGACATCTCTTTCAAAAGATATAGAAAAAAGTATCCCAATTAAAAGTGGTAAATTTATCGAAAGTTCTTGGGGGTTAGGAGGGTTTCACTATACATGGTATAATTCTGAAACAATGTGGATGTGGGAGAAAATACATGAGGCTGAAGAAATATTCTTCAAAAAATTTTATTCAATAAATGACAAATCACTAAAAAAGGCAATTTTAAAAGAAAAATTTTTGTTAGAAAGTTCTGATTTCCCATTTCTTGTTACAACTTCTACTGCAAAAGAGTATGCAATTAAGAGATTTAATGAACATTTTGAAAAATTTAAAGGAATTTTTGAAAAAACAATTGACATTAACAAAATAAATAAGGACGATTTTGTTTTTAATTCAATTGATTTTGAGGAGGTATGA
- a CDS encoding glycoside hydrolase family 57 protein, which produces MNKVFLSFLWHFHQPHYKDFLNNFYLLPYTRIHLVKNYYMMAKMIEKNNIKMNFNFTPVLLDQINEYESGNIKDFFTLLIENGLDYLKENRDILIFEKTKKYISNNFIKNYPRLKEIINKKYEDLNDRDLIDLIFYFNLSLIIEIEKDEKIKSLEEKEKNYTFDDIFYLINKENSIIKKVLPLYRDLLKSNLIELTMSPYAHPISPLIIDTEIAKRCGESILPERFSYPEDLDGQIKLGKEIFFKNFNIEPKGLWPPEGAVSNEVIEIFIKNSFNYFLTDEDILFKTMKNRDRKNIYKKYFLKKDNKKIFVLFRDKILSDSIGFVYSQMNEEDSVKDFIDKLEKIKTLSDEDKYVFVILDGENPWEYYKNNGIDFLNLLYSQLKKQKDLEILKLSEIINDNDSIELNYIESGSWINGDFKTWIGEEEDNLSWEYLNQVRKDYEKLENDKKNFLKKILYIIEGSDWNWWYGKSYGDDVKKDFDLLYRRHIESFYYFSNIKRDYYYKSIIKNNNSKVIMAVKNYITPNIDGKINNFFEWIDGFYYEREEKLSSIYFNERIIEFIRGGFDKDNLYLAIKINKNFKNFELILNFEGNKMISEITFLKRNYNLDIKTQLIGIKANFYDLLETSIPLKNEIFKEKNIINFFIILKIDGKIVSKSPEYGIFEINLNPEEFFKNWEV; this is translated from the coding sequence GTGAATAAAGTATTTCTTTCGTTTTTATGGCATTTTCATCAACCACATTATAAAGATTTTTTAAATAATTTTTATTTACTTCCTTATACAAGAATTCATCTTGTTAAAAATTATTATATGATGGCTAAAATGATTGAAAAGAATAATATAAAAATGAACTTCAATTTTACACCAGTTTTATTGGATCAAATAAATGAATACGAAAGTGGTAATATAAAAGATTTTTTTACACTACTTATTGAAAATGGTTTAGATTACTTAAAGGAAAATAGAGATATTTTGATTTTTGAAAAGACTAAAAAATATATATCTAACAATTTTATAAAAAATTATCCAAGGTTAAAAGAGATAATTAATAAAAAATATGAAGATCTAAATGATAGAGATCTTATTGATTTAATTTTCTACTTCAATTTGTCTTTGATAATCGAAATTGAAAAAGATGAAAAAATAAAGAGCCTTGAAGAAAAAGAGAAAAATTACACATTTGATGACATTTTTTATTTAATTAATAAAGAAAATTCTATTATTAAAAAAGTTTTACCACTTTATAGAGATTTATTAAAAAGTAATTTAATAGAATTAACAATGTCGCCTTATGCTCATCCTATCTCACCATTGATAATTGATACTGAAATTGCAAAAAGATGTGGAGAATCAATTTTGCCTGAAAGATTCTCATATCCAGAGGATTTAGATGGACAAATAAAACTTGGTAAAGAAATTTTTTTCAAAAATTTTAATATTGAACCTAAAGGATTATGGCCACCTGAAGGCGCTGTTTCAAATGAAGTTATTGAAATTTTTATAAAGAACAGTTTTAATTATTTTCTTACTGATGAGGATATTCTTTTTAAAACAATGAAAAATAGAGATAGAAAGAACATTTATAAAAAATATTTTTTAAAAAAAGATAATAAAAAAATATTTGTTTTATTTAGAGATAAAATTTTGTCCGATTCTATTGGATTCGTTTATTCTCAAATGAATGAAGAGGATTCTGTAAAAGATTTCATAGATAAATTAGAAAAAATTAAAACCTTATCAGATGAAGATAAATATGTATTTGTAATCTTAGATGGAGAAAATCCTTGGGAATATTATAAAAATAATGGTATAGATTTTCTAAATTTACTCTATTCACAACTAAAAAAGCAAAAAGATTTAGAAATTTTAAAGTTATCTGAAATTATTAATGATAATGATTCAATTGAATTAAATTATATAGAATCTGGGTCTTGGATAAATGGTGATTTTAAAACTTGGATTGGAGAAGAAGAGGATAATTTATCTTGGGAATACTTAAATCAAGTTAGAAAAGATTATGAAAAATTAGAAAACGATAAAAAAAATTTTTTAAAAAAGATTTTATATATAATTGAAGGTTCAGATTGGAACTGGTGGTATGGAAAATCATATGGAGATGATGTTAAAAAGGATTTTGATTTATTATATAGAAGACACATTGAATCATTTTACTATTTTTCAAATATTAAAAGAGATTATTATTACAAATCAATAATTAAAAATAATAATTCAAAAGTTATTATGGCAGTTAAAAATTATATCACTCCTAATATTGATGGTAAAATTAATAACTTCTTTGAGTGGATAGATGGATTTTATTATGAAAGAGAGGAAAAATTATCAAGTATTTATTTTAACGAAAGGATAATTGAATTCATAAGAGGTGGATTTGATAAAGATAATCTTTATTTAGCAATTAAAATAAATAAAAATTTTAAAAATTTTGAACTTATTTTAAACTTTGAAGGAAATAAAATGATTTCTGAGATAACTTTTTTAAAAAGGAATTATAATTTAGATATAAAAACTCAATTAATTGGAATAAAAGCAAATTTTTATGATTTACTTGAAACTTCTATTCCATTAAAAAATGAAATTTTTAAAGAAAAAAACATAATTAATTTTTTCATAATTTTGAAAATAGATGGAAAAATAGTTAGCAAATCTCCAGAATATGGAATTTTTGAAATAAATTTAAATCCAGAAGAGTTTTTTAAAAATTGGGAGGTATAA
- a CDS encoding sugar phosphate nucleotidyltransferase — MSMKGVILAGGFGTRLRPLTINIPKPMVPIANKPILSHIIKLLKKHNIKDLIIILYHQPEIIKEYFKDGKEFGVKINYIISDEDLGTCGAVNLAKNFLTEDFLVISGDILTDFNLTEIISSHFEKKAIATITLTRAVNPLQYGIVITDEDGKIVRFLEKPSWGEVFSDTINTGIYVLSPEIFEFVPEKKEFDFSKNLFPLILKKNLPLYGFIANGYWKDIGNVREYKIAHEEIIKGMVDIEIEGERVLRIGSDIWHEDGCEIKNLKNLLGTVVLGKNVKISDARIFNTFMGDDVIIEDKVEISNSIIWGGSVIKKGVKISDSIICKKVIIKDGTILEGDNIISDECEIGKNVTIKKGVYIWPSKFVEDNSIVTHSLVWGKAWTTSIFGSHGIIGANNVEVTPEFAAKLGCAYGTILGKGAVVFTGRDVDKSSRMLKRAMIAGLISTGVDVQDLRAVPVPILRFAIRTIGGSGGVHVKRSPFDPHLTNIKFFDKEGFDLSVSSEQNIERIFFREEFYRANIEDIGTIDIPTRILESYKNFFTKSFDLKTIKSANLKFTIDYSFGSTVMYLPNILGDFDIEIFSLNAFMDGKKSVRSFQEFKEALNTLSMMVKSIKNNFGVLIDANGEKIFVVDDSGEILSNTRLAACFIKLLLSENRSLSVSIPIYASYELIQFLKENGVKINFTSTISRNIIRDSLNSDFGADLIGGFIFVKEVPYFDGMFAIGKLVELVSKSGLSLSKIKKDTPSLDPTHIEISCPFDKKGKVMRKLSETKIFDPNTIEGVKLLYDDGFVFILPDSDRPVIHIYSSFTSKEKEAKKIEEEKEEIEKWILE, encoded by the coding sequence ATGAGTATGAAAGGTGTTATATTAGCAGGTGGTTTTGGTACAAGATTAAGGCCATTAACAATTAATATTCCAAAACCAATGGTTCCTATTGCAAATAAACCAATTTTGTCTCATATTATTAAACTTTTAAAAAAACATAATATAAAAGATTTGATAATAATTCTTTATCACCAACCAGAAATAATTAAAGAATATTTTAAAGATGGTAAAGAGTTTGGTGTTAAAATTAACTATATAATTTCAGATGAAGATCTTGGAACATGTGGGGCGGTAAATCTTGCAAAAAACTTTCTCACAGAAGATTTTCTTGTAATTTCAGGAGATATTTTAACTGATTTTAATTTAACTGAAATTATTTCTTCTCATTTTGAAAAGAAAGCAATTGCTACTATCACATTAACAAGAGCAGTAAATCCTCTTCAATATGGAATTGTTATAACAGATGAAGATGGAAAAATTGTTAGATTTCTTGAGAAACCTTCTTGGGGAGAAGTTTTTTCAGATACAATAAATACTGGAATTTATGTTTTATCACCTGAGATTTTTGAATTTGTTCCTGAAAAAAAGGAGTTTGATTTCTCAAAGAACCTTTTTCCTTTAATTCTTAAAAAGAATCTTCCTCTATATGGTTTTATTGCAAATGGTTATTGGAAAGATATAGGAAATGTTAGAGAGTATAAAATTGCTCATGAAGAGATAATTAAAGGAATGGTTGATATTGAAATTGAAGGTGAAAGGGTTTTAAGGATTGGCTCAGATATTTGGCATGAAGATGGTTGTGAAATTAAAAACTTAAAAAATTTGCTTGGTACTGTTGTTTTAGGAAAAAATGTAAAAATATCTGATGCAAGAATTTTTAACACATTTATGGGAGATGATGTAATTATTGAAGATAAAGTTGAGATAAGTAATTCAATTATTTGGGGTGGTAGTGTTATTAAAAAGGGAGTAAAAATTTCTGATTCAATAATTTGTAAAAAAGTTATTATAAAAGATGGAACTATTCTTGAGGGAGATAATATAATTTCTGATGAATGCGAAATAGGAAAAAATGTAACTATTAAAAAGGGAGTTTACATCTGGCCATCAAAATTTGTAGAGGATAATTCAATAGTTACTCATAGTTTAGTATGGGGAAAAGCGTGGACTACATCTATTTTTGGTTCACATGGAATAATTGGTGCAAACAATGTTGAAGTTACTCCTGAGTTTGCAGCAAAACTTGGATGTGCATATGGAACAATTCTGGGAAAAGGTGCTGTTGTTTTCACAGGTAGAGATGTTGATAAATCTTCAAGAATGCTTAAAAGAGCTATGATTGCAGGACTAATTTCCACAGGAGTTGATGTTCAAGATTTAAGAGCAGTGCCTGTTCCAATTTTAAGATTTGCTATTAGAACTATTGGTGGTTCAGGAGGAGTTCATGTTAAGAGATCTCCTTTTGATCCTCATTTAACAAATATTAAATTTTTTGATAAAGAAGGTTTTGATTTATCAGTATCAAGCGAACAAAATATAGAGAGAATTTTCTTTAGAGAAGAGTTTTATAGAGCAAATATTGAAGATATAGGAACAATTGATATTCCAACAAGAATTCTTGAAAGTTATAAAAATTTCTTCACTAAAAGTTTTGATTTAAAAACAATAAAAAGTGCGAATTTGAAATTTACAATTGATTACTCATTTGGTTCAACTGTTATGTATCTTCCTAATATATTAGGTGATTTTGATATAGAGATATTTTCATTAAATGCCTTTATGGATGGTAAAAAATCAGTTAGAAGTTTTCAGGAGTTTAAAGAGGCTCTCAACACACTTTCTATGATGGTTAAGTCAATTAAAAACAATTTTGGTGTTTTAATAGATGCAAATGGAGAAAAGATTTTTGTTGTAGATGATAGTGGTGAAATTTTATCAAATACTCGTCTTGCTGCTTGCTTTATAAAACTTCTTCTTAGTGAAAATCGTTCTTTATCAGTATCTATTCCTATTTATGCATCTTATGAACTAATTCAATTTTTAAAAGAGAATGGAGTTAAAATAAATTTTACTTCTACAATTTCAAGAAATATAATAAGAGATTCATTAAATTCAGATTTTGGTGCAGATCTTATTGGAGGATTTATTTTTGTTAAAGAAGTTCCATATTTTGATGGGATGTTTGCAATTGGAAAACTTGTAGAACTTGTTTCAAAAAGCGGCTTATCTCTTTCAAAAATAAAAAAAGATACTCCTTCATTAGATCCAACTCATATTGAAATAAGTTGTCCATTTGATAAAAAAGGAAAAGTTATGAGAAAGTTGTCTGAAACAAAAATTTTTGATCCTAATACAATAGAAGGAGTAAAACTACTTTATGATGATGGTTTTGTTTTTATTCTTCCAGATAGTGATAGACCCGTTATCCATATCTATTCATCATTTACTTCAAAAGAAAAAGAGGCTAAAAAAATTGAAGAAGAAAAAGAGGAGATTGAAAAATGGATTTTAGAATAA
- the galT gene encoding galactose-1-phosphate uridylyltransferase — protein MPELRKDPVIGRWVIIATERSLRPNDYKIESEEKNKDLSKCPFEEGNESLTPPEILSYRKPNTNKNGPGWWVRVVPNKFPALRIEGELDKRGVGMYDMMNGIGAHEVVIETPNHFEEIAFMPETQIQEIIWAWRDRVLDLKKDKRFKYILIFKNKGAQAGASLEHPHSQIIALPIVPIRVQQELNGAKEYFNFKDRCVFCDMVQQELEDRERLVEENHEFISIVPFAARFPFELWILPKKHSSDFIEVSKADVVSLSIVLKRSLLRLKNLLNDPPYNLIIHTSPLDQYNLPHYHWHIEIMPRLTKVAGFEWGTGFYINPTKPEDCAKFLRELEI, from the coding sequence ATGCCAGAACTTAGAAAAGATCCAGTTATAGGAAGATGGGTAATAATTGCAACTGAGAGAAGTTTAAGACCTAATGATTATAAAATTGAAAGTGAAGAAAAAAATAAAGACCTTTCAAAGTGTCCATTTGAAGAGGGAAACGAAAGTTTAACTCCACCAGAAATTTTAAGTTATAGAAAACCTAATACAAATAAAAATGGTCCTGGATGGTGGGTTAGAGTTGTTCCTAATAAATTTCCAGCACTAAGAATTGAAGGAGAACTTGATAAAAGAGGAGTTGGAATGTATGATATGATGAATGGAATTGGTGCACATGAGGTTGTTATTGAAACGCCAAACCATTTTGAAGAGATAGCTTTTATGCCTGAAACACAAATACAAGAAATTATTTGGGCATGGAGAGATAGGGTTTTAGATCTTAAAAAGGATAAAAGATTTAAATATATTTTAATTTTTAAAAATAAGGGTGCTCAAGCAGGAGCATCTTTAGAACATCCTCACTCTCAAATAATTGCTCTTCCAATTGTTCCAATAAGAGTTCAACAAGAATTAAATGGTGCAAAAGAGTATTTTAACTTTAAAGATAGATGTGTTTTTTGTGATATGGTTCAGCAAGAGTTAGAGGATAGAGAAAGATTAGTTGAAGAAAATCATGAATTTATATCTATTGTTCCATTTGCAGCAAGATTTCCATTTGAGTTGTGGATTCTTCCAAAAAAACATTCATCAGATTTCATTGAAGTTTCAAAGGCTGATGTTGTAAGTTTAAGCATAGTTTTGAAAAGAAGTTTGTTAAGACTTAAAAATTTGTTAAATGATCCACCATATAATTTAATCATTCACACATCCCCTCTTGATCAATATAATTTACCACACTATCATTGGCATATTGAAATAATGCCAAGACTTACTAAAGTTGCTGGCTTTGAGTGGGGAACAGGTTTTTATATTAATCCAACAAAACCTGAAGATTGCGCAAAATTTTTAAGAGAGTTAGAAATCTAA